CGTGATCATGAGACCAATCGATCTAGAGGCTTTGGATTTATAATTTTTGACAGTGAAGAAGTAGTAGATGAAATTTTGTCAAAGGGAAATATGATTGATATGTCTGGTACCCAGGTGAGCTTGTTTGGATGGTGTCCAAGTAACAAGCATGTACACAAACTCCTTGTCAATATTGAGAGTGCACTATTGCATTCTCAGATCTTATTAATGATATTCAATAGCaaaggaaatttatttttaatttttagatgtttAATTATAGAGATTACTTTAGTGcttttatttctaattttagatGGAGGTTGTTACAGGTATAGGTTATACCAGGACAGGGCTCCCATCATAGTTTTATTGCAGCAGGACCTAGGTTAACTAAGTTGCTTTGTTGTAGGTGGAGATCAAGAAAGCTGAACCAAAGAAAGCCTCTAATCCACCACCTGCTCCTGCATATGGTAGCAATTCTAGGGCTCGTTCTTTCAATGAAGGCTACGGTGGATTTGGCAGTCCATATGGTGGGTTTGATGGGGGTTATGGTCCTGGTCCCTATAGGACTCCAGGGGGTCTTGGGGGCAGAGTTGGTGGAGGAGGTTACGGGTATGGTAGTGGTAGTGGCGAATTTGGTGGGGGTTATGGAGGCTTTGGCAGCGGTAGCTTAGGTGGCTACCGTGGTGAATCTTCCTTTGGTTATTCTAGTCGATATGGGCCCTATGGTGGCGGTTATGGTGGGGGTTATGGTGCGGGCGGTTTAGGTGGATATGGTCGTGGTGAAGGCTATGAAGGAGGGTATGGCAATTCAGGCTTTGGTGGTGGTGGTTATGAGTCTGGCCCTGGTGCTAGTTATGGTGGAGCAGGTGGGCTTTATGGAAGAGGAGGCTATAGTGGCAGTAGTCGGTACCACCCATATGCAAGGTAGATTTGAAGGGCCACTAGTCAGTAAGCTTTGCCATAGAAGTATATGACACAGGTTCCTCTAGTTTTCTTCCTTCTTGCGCACCAATAGGCACTTGCTTACAAATGCTAGAGGCCACCCCTATAAATCGCAAGTTGGCAAAGCTTTGAACAATCCCATCAGAAGAGTTTTTATTAGACAATCTTCTATTGTATGGCTtagagatatttttatagatttctTCAAAGCTAGTGCAGTGTTTATCTCCTTTAGTTAATTTGAATATAGCGTGTTAACAGATTATAGTTATCTTTCTGTCGTGTTTTCGATACAATCTACTTAAGTTTGTTCTAGAAtatgtttgaaattttttacaTAGTTGTACAGCTTGCAGGACTTTAGTTTGATGCAGCTAGAGATTTCCTTATTTAATGACTTAAGTTTTATGATTTATGATAGTCAATTTAAGTTTAGAACTTATGTTATAGGTCTTGGCCGGACTAGTTTTTTATAGTTTACAGGCGAGGCAAAAACAATTAACGTACACAATTCGCGAACCATTCTCGCATAAGATTGCTCGAGTGGCTCGCTTTTCTAGTACTAGTACTAGCTAGAAGTATTTTTGTTTTAGAATCGACGAAATGCATACTGTTTGACTATATATTTTTGGTGGTAGATAACATCTAGTCGATATGACATACCAAATGGCCTTGTGGGAGTTTTAACTCTCATTATTGATCACACTACATTTACTTTGTTAATAGCTTTTCACTCTTAACTCTCTTTTTTCTTgagtgaaaattgaaaagtgtcAATTTTGATATAGTAATGAAATTCTATTTTGCCTATGGTTGGCTGTGTTAACCACATTGGTGGTGTGTTCTTAATACAGTTTTTCCCATATGACTAGTCATTGTTTGTTTGGAGAGTATACATTTTAATGTTTATTATTAGCAAATAGTCAAATTTTGAATTGCTTTGTGACTGAGAAAAAGATTGTGTAGATGTTATAGAAAATCCCTGTAATTGTTTTTGCAATGAGATAAAGATCAAATGATACATTTGTAAAATTATCTTGTGAATAATTTCTCCATTAATAGAAAGTAAGAATGTCATAGCCTATTATGACTAAATTTGTATTACATTGCTCCACAGATATTGatgttatgtattttttttataatatagttTTTAGATGGGCAGTCATTCATAATTATTGGGAAACATTCTTACATGTTCTTTATGCACATGAATATTCTCCTTCATatgaattgtaattttttttttgaaattataaattatagttTCTGCATATTTTGTAAGGTTGACACAAATCGACttgattataaaatttaataaataaaataaatattcttaCAATGttttttaatcatgaaatatatgaatattttttactttattttctttacttttgtacaaaagaaataatttagttccaattttatttatttaagcaaTGAGAGTATCTTCAATTATGTTCTCTAAACAGTTCATAACTAAAATAGAGAGTGGAACTTACAAAATGAGTTCTAAATTCTAATCATACAAAAagacataattttttataatagatAATGGATATGAATCTCTTTAAATGTAgagatctttttattttttgttaaatttttgtaatattattttaatcaaaaatattattatttctctattattttataaaattaatttatatttgataaattttgattataaaataatattaaaataattaaatattaactatAGTAGAGATTATGATtggaacaacaacaataaaattggctctctattttaatttttttgttattttagttaaaaaaaaataaagaatactaTTAGAGATAggaactttaagtttcaacaaagTAAATTGATAATTTAACATCAAAGAGGCTTAGGAATTGAGTCTAATTTAGAGTGAAATTTTGATATCTAACCTAAGTTGAGATTATCTTCGTGTAGATACACATGTGCTAGAATTCTTGGAGTACAATTCACTTTCTTTCTGATTGTGAAGAGTTTTAGATAAGAAAGttttaagtctaattaattaaGTCGCAGATTGTAGTAAGTGTTGTTTAAACTCTTTTGCAAATGGACTTGTAAAAAGTTCTAGAATTTCTAGACAAGTAAATGGTGTAATTCAAGAAGAGGAAATTAAATTACCTCTGTGATTCCCAATCCCATCTATCCTTCTTACTAGTTGGTTAATGAACTTGGTGttttttaaaaggaaaaaaagaccATAAGTATAATAAACTTTGTTGTAGCTAAAAtgattttggaaaattttaaggtGTATTTGTAAACTACTTTAACATACATGACTaactatgaaaaaaattagactattattttttaaatgtcgAAATAGATAAGAATGAATCAGTGCATCGTGTTAAGATGTGCATTGGAAAAGTACtcaagaattttttatttattttttttattttagtaaatatcattttagattttgtattttgttgAAATTATcaattgaattatttattttgtaaaaagataaattagactttgtattttttaaaataataaaatataaatctgAACTCAATTCATGTTGATGATAATTTTCAACACGAACAGATTTAAAAAATGTAACTAATTTTgtcataatattaaattattattaaattttattttcacaatAAATAAGTTTAGGATTTATTtgtatcattttaaaaaatatataatttattttattattctttttattttggttaattagaatttttgatcacatgtatcaaatcatgtttcttaaatttttttttgctattaatgttagatttttttttattaaaattgaataaaaatgttgaaattcaacaatctcaatttTCAATGACTTGTAAGGGGTATGATTTGGTATTATGTGGAAATTAGaagcaaaaattctaattacattaaaatttaaaaaaaaaaacaaaaagaaaaaaaaaaagcgaaAAAACTATGTGAATTCTCCTCCCCACCTTCTTCTTCACAGACAGCAAGCTTTGCTGGAGCTTTAAACGCCGGCGCCGGCCTCAACCACCTTCTCTTCTCTCCATTCTCACTTACGTTTCCCTCACTGTGACGTATCACATCACCATGCTCtgctattcttcttcttcttcttcttcttcttcttctcttcaccATGGTAACAACAACAACCACCTTCGTTTACCCACTGAACAACATCTTCATCTTCTCCAAAGCTTCAATTCACCATTTGAGCTCAAACAACTCCACACCCACTTCATCAAaacctctcttcctctctcacTCCTCCCTCTAACCCAGGTCGCTTCAGTCTGTGCTCTTACACCCAATTTCACTTACGCTCAGAAAATCTTCCAACGAGTGAAAACCCCAGAAATCTTTACATGGAATTCTTGCTTGAAAGCTTTCGCCGAAGGCGAATCCCCAAACGACGCCGTTTTGCTCTTTTACCAGATTATAAAGTTCGGTCTTTTACCTGATAGTTTCACTCTGTCTTTCGTTCTTAAGGCTTGTTTGCGTTTATTGGATGTTGAGAACGGTAGAATCGTTCATGGGTATGTGGAAAAACTTGGGTTGAGTTCGAATTTGTTCTTGAAAAATACGATTCTTCATTTGTATGGTTATTGTGGTGAATTTGATGATGCGTTGAAACTGTTCGATAAAATGTCTGAACGAGATGTTGTGAGTTGGAATATAATGATAACTCATTTGATTAAGAGAGATGATATTGAGAGAGCTTTTGATTTGTTTTCACAAATGGTTGTGAGAAATTTGAGGTCTTGGACTTTGATGATTAGTGGTTTTGTTCAGTGTGGGAAACCTAAGGAAGCTGTTGATTTGTTCTTTGAGTTTGAGAAAGTTGGGTTGGAACCTAATGAGGTGACTGTTGTGGCTGTTCTTTCTGCTTGTGCTGATTTGGGTGATTTGAATTTGGGTAGGAGGATTCATGAATTCTCTAACAAAAGCGGGTTTGGAAGCAATGTTCGGGTTTCGAATACTCTTATTGACATGTTCATCAAATGTGGTTGTTTAGAGGAAGCTCGAGGCGTTTTTAATGAGATGAAAGAACGAACTGTTGTTTCGTGGTCGGCTATGATTCAAGGTCTTGCTATACATGGTAAAGCAGAGGAAGCTTTGAGAGTTTTCGATGAGATGATTCGAGTTGGGATGAAGCCGAATTGGGTGACATTTTTAGGGTTATTACATGCTTGTAGTCATATGGGATTGGTTGAACAAGGAAGAGAGTTCTTTACTAGTATGACTAGTGATTATGGCATTGTTCCTAAGATTGAGCATTATGGTTCAATGGTTGATTTGTTAAGCCGAGCAGGGTTGCTTCAAGAGGCGCGGGAATTCATCAAGAACATGCCTATAAAACCGAATGGAGTAGTGTGGGGAGCTTTACTTGGTGGATGTAAAGTTCATAAGAACATTGAATTAGCTGAAGAAGCAATTGAAAACCTTTCGGAATTAGATCCTTTTAATGATGGTTATTATGTTGTTTTATCGAACATTTATGCAGAGGCCGAGAGGTGGGAAGAGGCTGCGCGAGTGAGGAAGTTGATGAGAGACCGAGGAGTGAGGAAGACTCCCGGGGCAAGCTCAATCACCGTGGATGGAGTTGTCCACGAGTTTGTAGCCGGGGATGAGAGCCATCCCCAAGCTAAGAAGATATTCGAAACTTGGGACAAACTAGTTGAGAAAATGAAGGTGATGGGGTATGTACCTAACACTTCTGTTGTGTTGCTTGACATTGAAGAAACCGAAAAGGAGAGGTTTTTGTATAGACATAGTGAGAAACTTGCTGTGGTTTTCGGGTTGATTAACACCCCGGCTAGAACACCGATTAGGGTTATGAAGAATCTTCGAGTTTGTGAGGATTGTCATGAAGCTTTTAAATTGATCTCAACTATTGGGAATAGAGAGATTGTTGTACGTGATAGGAATAGGTTCCATTGTTTCAAAGATGGTACTTGTTCATGTAAAGATTATTGGTAGTGAGAGAATTTTTCACTTGTgttaatttcaattatttttgtaatattcttttttattttctttgatgacaggagaaaattttattaatcaaaactaCAAAGGTCATCATTTATAAAACAACCAAGGACAGGTTTACTTACATGttacaaacaaaattaaaaataatctcgctttaaaatcacttttaattaaattatcaattataattttttttttgcttaaatgtataaatatttcAATTCTacctaataaaataaaccataCCTGCAAACAGTTGCAATGTAATATTCTTAATAATAAAcaaagtaatatatatatattttttact
This Cannabis sativa cultivar Pink pepper isolate KNU-18-1 chromosome 6, ASM2916894v1, whole genome shotgun sequence DNA region includes the following protein-coding sequences:
- the LOC133038678 gene encoding heterogeneous nuclear ribonucleoprotein 1; its protein translation is MGSKSKSDNPLTGDGASPGKIFIGGLAKDTNYATFNKHFGKYGEVVDSVIMKDRFSGQPRGFGFITYADPAVVDKVIEDTHVINGKQVEIKRTIPKGQGQSKDFKTKKIFVGGIPSTVTEDELKTFFSKYGKVAEHQIIRDHETNRSRGFGFIIFDSEEVVDEILSKGNMIDMSGTQVEIKKAEPKKASNPPPAPAYGSNSRARSFNEGYGGFGSPYGGFDGGYGPGPYRTPGGLGGRVGGGGYGYGSGSGEFGGGYGGFGSGSLGGYRGESSFGYSSRYGPYGGGYGGGYGAGGLGGYGRGEGYEGGYGNSGFGGGGYESGPGASYGGAGGLYGRGGYSGSSRYHPYAR
- the LOC133038676 gene encoding pentatricopeptide repeat-containing protein At5g66520-like is translated as MLCYSSSSSSSSSSLHHGNNNNHLRLPTEQHLHLLQSFNSPFELKQLHTHFIKTSLPLSLLPLTQVASVCALTPNFTYAQKIFQRVKTPEIFTWNSCLKAFAEGESPNDAVLLFYQIIKFGLLPDSFTLSFVLKACLRLLDVENGRIVHGYVEKLGLSSNLFLKNTILHLYGYCGEFDDALKLFDKMSERDVVSWNIMITHLIKRDDIERAFDLFSQMVVRNLRSWTLMISGFVQCGKPKEAVDLFFEFEKVGLEPNEVTVVAVLSACADLGDLNLGRRIHEFSNKSGFGSNVRVSNTLIDMFIKCGCLEEARGVFNEMKERTVVSWSAMIQGLAIHGKAEEALRVFDEMIRVGMKPNWVTFLGLLHACSHMGLVEQGREFFTSMTSDYGIVPKIEHYGSMVDLLSRAGLLQEAREFIKNMPIKPNGVVWGALLGGCKVHKNIELAEEAIENLSELDPFNDGYYVVLSNIYAEAERWEEAARVRKLMRDRGVRKTPGASSITVDGVVHEFVAGDESHPQAKKIFETWDKLVEKMKVMGYVPNTSVVLLDIEETEKERFLYRHSEKLAVVFGLINTPARTPIRVMKNLRVCEDCHEAFKLISTIGNREIVVRDRNRFHCFKDGTCSCKDYW